One Parasphingorhabdus cellanae genomic region harbors:
- a CDS encoding GGDEF/EAL domain-containing response regulator gives MTTRVLIVDDRPTNLRIYAQFVTIMGEKYSSVTFADPIEALEWLGNNSAELLVVDYRMPQMNGAEFIRKVRKMSSCSDVPAIVITAHQDRECRLSALDAGATDFLQSPVSHVEFCKRAMSLLTKNEKSVNLRKRASEIERKHAALSDAVDQDTPASKSMLEQIIDTIPIMINATDRSGRCLFTNAYQSALFDKTPDQMVGKDFGELLGPDLAQNSERRNKSVLKSEQPIPHYEEKFTSDGVELIFHCNKSPLLNHNGETIGVLTTAVDITARKFAEEHRTHLALHDMLTGLPNRALLAEKVRKAIDTCAKTGQEAALLLLDLDRFKVINDTRGHHSGDTLLREVADRLLEMIGPDDFAARIGGDEFAIILGKVEGADAINSRCTKILKAINQPYSISGIEQVIGASIGVSLIPNDGDDYEELLRLADLAMYDAKANGRNCHRFFSEGMNQIAQADAALEIELRDALGQDQFALEYQPIVDAKTLNYVGLEALIRWDHPTRGRLLPVQFIRVADDTGIMDSLGKWVIAEVCKQIRQFAEEGIDLPRVAINVSPRQFQNQNVCEEILKNIQKNGIDPSKIVVEITEELLLDNNDHVRETLNRLRQTGVGISIDDFGTGYSSLQYLRDLPANCLKIDRTFISRIEHSAADRAIIGTISHLAHALDMRVIAEGVENDAQLELLQVSGVDEIQGYQIARPQRVEDLPKLFLKPQEQASSAAKG, from the coding sequence ATGACAACGCGCGTTCTCATCGTCGATGACCGGCCAACAAATCTAAGGATTTATGCCCAGTTTGTGACAATCATGGGGGAGAAATACTCCTCCGTGACATTTGCCGATCCCATCGAAGCGCTGGAATGGTTGGGGAATAACAGCGCTGAATTGCTGGTGGTGGATTATCGGATGCCACAAATGAATGGCGCGGAATTTATCAGAAAAGTGCGCAAGATGTCCTCTTGCAGCGACGTTCCCGCAATCGTGATCACAGCACATCAGGACCGCGAGTGCCGGTTGTCTGCGCTGGATGCCGGCGCGACCGACTTCCTACAAAGTCCGGTATCCCACGTTGAGTTTTGCAAACGGGCGATGTCGCTTTTGACGAAAAACGAAAAAAGCGTCAATCTGAGAAAGCGCGCTTCCGAGATTGAACGCAAACATGCGGCGCTCTCTGATGCCGTAGATCAAGACACGCCGGCAAGCAAAAGCATGCTCGAGCAGATTATTGATACCATACCAATCATGATCAACGCCACCGATCGGTCAGGTCGGTGTCTGTTCACCAATGCTTATCAATCGGCCCTGTTCGACAAGACGCCCGATCAAATGGTTGGCAAGGATTTTGGCGAATTGCTGGGGCCGGACCTTGCACAGAATTCTGAACGCAGAAATAAAAGCGTGCTGAAATCGGAACAGCCAATACCGCATTATGAAGAGAAGTTCACAAGTGACGGCGTTGAGTTGATCTTCCACTGCAACAAATCTCCGCTGCTCAATCACAATGGTGAAACCATCGGAGTATTGACGACAGCAGTGGATATTACCGCCCGTAAATTTGCTGAAGAGCACCGCACGCATCTTGCTCTCCATGACATGTTGACGGGCCTACCCAATCGCGCACTGTTGGCCGAAAAGGTTCGCAAAGCGATCGATACCTGCGCGAAAACCGGACAGGAAGCGGCTTTGCTGCTGCTGGACCTCGATCGCTTCAAAGTAATCAACGACACGCGCGGCCATCATAGCGGTGACACGTTGCTGCGGGAAGTGGCTGACCGCCTTCTCGAGATGATCGGTCCAGACGACTTCGCAGCACGCATAGGCGGTGATGAGTTTGCGATCATTTTGGGCAAAGTGGAAGGCGCAGACGCCATCAACTCGCGGTGTACCAAAATATTGAAAGCGATCAATCAACCATATTCCATAAGCGGGATAGAGCAAGTCATCGGCGCGAGTATCGGCGTCAGCTTAATTCCAAACGATGGTGATGATTATGAAGAGTTGCTGCGCCTCGCCGATCTCGCAATGTATGATGCGAAAGCCAATGGCCGTAATTGCCACCGCTTTTTCTCGGAAGGTATGAACCAAATCGCTCAGGCTGATGCTGCTCTGGAAATAGAGTTGCGCGACGCGCTGGGACAGGATCAGTTTGCCCTCGAATATCAACCGATTGTTGATGCGAAGACCTTAAACTATGTCGGACTGGAAGCGTTAATTCGCTGGGACCATCCGACCCGCGGGCGTTTGCTGCCGGTACAGTTTATAAGAGTAGCCGATGACACAGGTATTATGGATAGCTTGGGCAAATGGGTTATTGCCGAGGTTTGCAAACAGATCCGACAATTTGCGGAGGAAGGCATCGATCTGCCGCGTGTCGCCATAAACGTATCGCCGCGCCAGTTTCAAAACCAGAATGTCTGCGAAGAGATATTGAAGAATATCCAGAAAAACGGAATTGATCCATCGAAGATCGTGGTCGAAATTACTGAAGAGCTATTGCTCGATAATAACGATCATGTCCGTGAGACTTTAAATCGTCTGCGCCAAACCGGTGTCGGGATCTCCATCGATGATTTCGGCACTGGCTATTCATCGTTGCAATATCTGCGTGATTTGCCAGCAAATTGCCTCAAAATTGATCGCACCTTTATATCGCGCATCGAACATTCAGCCGCCGATCGCGCCATTATTGGGACAATCTCGCATCTCGCTCACGCGCTTGATATGCGCGTCATTGCCGAGGGCGTTGAAAACGATGCACAACTTGAGCTGCTTCAAGTTTCAGGCGTTGACGAGATACAGGGATATCAAATTGCTCGTCCACAGCGAGTGGAGGATTTGCCCAAACTATTTCTTAAACCGCAAGAGCAAGCGTCTAGCGCGGCAAAAGGTTAG
- the putA gene encoding bifunctional proline dehydrogenase/L-glutamate gamma-semialdehyde dehydrogenase PutA, whose product MNQQTPIHSSEQKLRNDISAATWRCEKALKAKMQNDLRLDGAAWDKISASSSSLMEQLRANTNIPLIDQFLTEYGLSSDEGVQLMRLAEALSRTTDPVTANELIRDKLKGRRWLSHAGSGHTLAMSLSGRALHLTDKWLQWTKNARNPLAKTGNAKLRFATRTAIKALSSQFVFAETLDQALKRAKQYGQTGYLFSFDMLGEAARTMSDAEKYYAAYTQALDKVAQNAQSHDPRFNHGISIKLSALHPRYEYAQAKHVVPQIARKLLTLAIKAKKANVQITIDAEETERLDISMDVLAALIASPELRGWQGLGFVVQAYQRRALPLLDWLTEKSRQLEAPLFIRLVKGAYWDSEIKRAQEMGLESYPVFTRKEMTDLSYLACAQKLLDHPDCFHPQFATHNAYSAAAVQELAGNDHDIEFQRLFGMGQQLHDIILTQPNASSRIYAPVGTQKDLLSYLIRRLLENGANSSFVNKLADQDIPLFTLARDPVTELTQYQSVTNDIIPKPRRYLLGTREIAAGWDLSNPEIQSRFKKGLNHAAQDTFLAAPNIIGEEATGDQQAVANPAMLHEVIGHVVSADEKQAETAVEAANLAFKGWSSRPVSERAAALEKAADLLELRAGTFHYLAVKEAGKTWSDAIDEVREAVDFCRYYAQQARAASFADREALGVTICISPWNFPLAIFLGQITAALAAGNTVVAKPAEQTPLIAAEAVRLLHDAGIDPAAINLVPGDGAHIGEALISNPAVAAVCFTGSTATAKRIASRLADQGRALTPLIAETGGINAMIVDSSALLEQTVDDVVSSAFQSAGQRCSALRVLCVQEDIADAFMELLSGAMDALRIGNPDQMDCDIGPVIDADAKQNIVSHIKRLDEIGRKVGETTTGLIPEGHFIRPVAYELDRFSDIDREIFGPVLHIVRFSAHEKMGMIDKINNSGFGLTLGIHSRIDSICDAMAKQAHVGNIYINRNQIGAVVGVQPFGGQGMSGTGPKAGGPLYLPRLSKKIGSKIDISNKPVAVTDSDDKTILGDLSRAVSDGIAAYNETDGGFPSDEVITTLARDIGSEFGELIGRELQSRKHLLTNDGALASPAGETNAYHLQGRGLIISVMQDDDAILVACARAIVTGNSFLQIDQGGSTSDIDPVFTAINRTIGIDRFVQRTISTLDDLTSQLQDAPFGALITEPNDANIKAIGVAIASRKGSIPPILTMADTHDRFVHEKTITRNIAAAGGDVSLLNA is encoded by the coding sequence ATGAATCAGCAAACCCCGATCCACTCATCCGAACAAAAGCTTCGAAACGATATCTCCGCTGCGACGTGGCGCTGCGAAAAAGCCTTAAAGGCAAAGATGCAAAACGATTTGCGGCTCGACGGCGCGGCCTGGGACAAGATATCAGCTAGCAGCAGCAGCTTGATGGAGCAGCTACGCGCCAACACCAATATACCCTTAATCGATCAGTTTCTGACAGAATATGGCTTATCAAGTGACGAAGGTGTGCAGCTCATGCGCCTTGCAGAAGCCTTGTCTCGAACAACCGACCCTGTCACCGCTAACGAACTCATCCGCGATAAGCTTAAGGGGCGCCGCTGGCTTTCTCACGCCGGGTCGGGCCATACGCTCGCGATGAGCCTCTCTGGCAGAGCATTGCATCTGACTGACAAATGGCTGCAGTGGACAAAGAACGCCAGAAACCCACTGGCGAAGACCGGCAATGCAAAACTCCGCTTCGCGACCCGAACGGCAATCAAAGCCCTATCCTCGCAATTTGTGTTTGCCGAAACTCTCGATCAAGCGCTGAAGCGCGCCAAGCAATATGGCCAAACGGGTTATCTTTTCTCTTTTGATATGCTCGGTGAAGCGGCACGTACCATGTCTGATGCAGAAAAATATTACGCGGCTTATACGCAAGCCTTGGACAAAGTAGCGCAAAACGCCCAGTCTCATGACCCTCGATTCAACCATGGCATATCGATAAAATTATCGGCCTTGCACCCTCGATATGAATATGCCCAAGCAAAACATGTTGTTCCCCAAATTGCGCGCAAATTGCTGACGCTTGCTATCAAAGCAAAAAAAGCAAATGTTCAAATTACCATTGATGCGGAAGAAACCGAGCGGCTTGACATATCGATGGATGTTCTTGCAGCCCTGATCGCCAGTCCTGAACTCAGGGGCTGGCAAGGCCTAGGCTTTGTGGTGCAAGCCTATCAGCGACGCGCCCTACCCTTGCTTGACTGGCTGACGGAAAAATCCCGCCAACTCGAAGCACCTCTATTTATAAGGCTCGTGAAAGGCGCCTATTGGGACAGCGAGATAAAACGCGCTCAGGAGATGGGACTCGAGAGCTATCCCGTGTTCACTCGAAAGGAAATGACAGATCTCAGCTATCTGGCCTGCGCACAAAAACTGTTGGACCATCCCGATTGTTTTCACCCACAATTTGCCACGCATAATGCGTATAGCGCCGCGGCGGTGCAGGAGTTGGCAGGCAATGACCACGATATTGAATTTCAACGCCTCTTCGGCATGGGCCAACAGCTGCACGATATTATATTGACCCAGCCCAACGCCAGCAGTCGAATATATGCGCCGGTGGGCACACAAAAAGATCTGTTATCTTATTTGATCCGACGATTGCTCGAAAATGGTGCCAATAGCTCTTTCGTAAACAAGCTAGCCGATCAGGACATCCCGCTATTCACGCTTGCGCGCGATCCAGTCACTGAGCTGACGCAATATCAATCCGTCACAAATGATATTATCCCGAAACCACGACGTTATCTGCTAGGCACACGGGAAATCGCAGCTGGTTGGGATCTATCCAATCCGGAAATTCAGTCTCGTTTCAAAAAGGGTTTGAATCATGCTGCGCAAGACACCTTTCTTGCTGCACCAAATATCATCGGCGAAGAAGCCACAGGCGATCAGCAAGCGGTCGCCAATCCAGCGATGTTACATGAGGTTATAGGCCATGTTGTTTCCGCTGACGAAAAACAAGCTGAGACAGCGGTTGAAGCGGCTAACCTGGCTTTTAAGGGATGGTCTAGCCGCCCCGTTTCCGAACGCGCTGCTGCGCTGGAAAAGGCCGCTGATTTGCTTGAGCTGCGGGCCGGAACTTTCCATTATCTGGCGGTCAAAGAGGCAGGAAAAACATGGTCAGATGCAATAGATGAAGTGCGAGAGGCTGTGGATTTCTGTCGCTACTATGCCCAACAAGCGAGAGCGGCGTCTTTTGCGGATCGGGAAGCGCTCGGCGTAACAATATGCATTTCCCCATGGAATTTTCCGCTTGCGATATTTCTCGGTCAGATCACGGCAGCCCTGGCGGCCGGGAATACGGTAGTTGCGAAGCCCGCTGAACAGACACCGCTGATAGCGGCAGAGGCAGTGCGGTTGTTGCATGATGCGGGAATTGATCCGGCGGCGATTAATTTGGTTCCCGGTGATGGCGCGCATATTGGCGAAGCCTTGATTTCCAATCCGGCAGTTGCAGCCGTTTGTTTTACCGGCTCGACGGCAACAGCCAAACGCATAGCAAGCCGTCTGGCCGACCAAGGGCGCGCGCTCACTCCCCTTATTGCTGAAACCGGCGGCATTAATGCTATGATAGTCGACTCTTCTGCCCTCTTGGAGCAAACGGTCGATGACGTCGTATCCTCGGCTTTTCAAAGTGCCGGACAGCGTTGTTCAGCGCTGCGCGTCCTATGCGTGCAAGAGGACATAGCGGATGCTTTTATGGAATTACTGAGCGGTGCGATGGATGCATTAAGGATTGGCAATCCCGATCAAATGGATTGCGATATCGGTCCGGTTATTGATGCCGACGCGAAGCAGAATATCGTCAGCCATATCAAGCGACTAGATGAAATAGGACGAAAGGTTGGAGAGACAACAACAGGTCTTATCCCAGAAGGTCATTTCATCCGTCCTGTCGCTTACGAACTGGATCGTTTTTCCGATATTGACCGGGAAATTTTTGGCCCCGTACTGCATATCGTCCGGTTTTCTGCCCATGAAAAAATGGGTATGATCGACAAGATCAACAACAGCGGATTCGGCTTAACACTTGGTATCCACAGCCGGATTGACAGCATATGTGATGCGATGGCCAAACAGGCCCATGTTGGTAATATCTATATCAACCGCAACCAGATCGGTGCCGTGGTCGGCGTTCAGCCTTTTGGCGGCCAAGGAATGTCAGGGACAGGACCCAAAGCTGGCGGCCCACTTTATTTGCCTCGTCTTTCGAAAAAAATAGGATCGAAAATAGATATTTCGAATAAACCTGTCGCTGTCACAGACAGTGACGACAAAACTATCTTGGGCGATCTTTCCCGGGCCGTTTCAGATGGCATCGCTGCCTATAACGAAACAGATGGCGGTTTCCCGTCTGATGAAGTGATTACCACATTGGCTAGAGATATCGGAAGTGAATTTGGCGAACTCATTGGTCGCGAACTTCAATCCAGAAAACATCTTCTCACAAATGATGGCGCTCTCGCATCACCTGCCGGCGAAACGAACGCTTACCATCTTCAAGGGCGCGGCCTGATCATTTCGGTGATGCAGGATGACGATGCGATTCTTGTCGCTTGCGCGCGCGCCATAGTTACCGGCAATAGTTTTTTGCAGATCGATCAAGGCGGTTCGACGAGCGATATTGATCCGGTGTTCACAGCCATAAACCGGACCATTGGTATCGACAGATTTGTTCAACGGACAATATCCACGTTGGATGATTTGACCAGTCAGCTGCAAGATGCACCTTTTGGTGCCCTCATAACCGAACCGAATGACGCTAATATCAAGGCTATTGGGGTAGCGATCGCGTCAAGAAAAGGATCGATCCCCCCCATTTTAACGATGGCTGATACGCATGATCGGTTTGTCCATGAGAAGACAATTACACGCAATATCGCAGCCGCCGGCGGGGACGTGTCTTTGCTGAATGCTTGA
- a CDS encoding Lrp/AsnC family transcriptional regulator has translation MEDREIDKFDWRILNAVQADGRLSLSSLSAQVGLSKTPCQIRLKRLEEDGYITGYHARLNMRKIRKNYVVFIQVKLEATSRRHLEQFNNAARKIDAIQSCHMMAGGFDYLLKVRCRNMEEYRSILTDSINDLPGVYQTTTFPVMEEVKRVADVDLTSSI, from the coding sequence ATGGAAGATAGGGAAATCGATAAGTTTGATTGGCGCATATTAAATGCAGTTCAGGCTGATGGTCGGCTTTCGCTTTCTTCGCTTTCTGCACAAGTCGGACTATCGAAAACACCATGTCAGATACGCCTCAAACGCCTTGAAGAAGATGGTTATATAACTGGCTATCACGCACGCCTGAATATGCGAAAGATACGAAAAAACTATGTCGTTTTCATTCAAGTGAAACTTGAGGCAACCAGTCGGCGACATCTTGAGCAATTTAATAATGCTGCAAGAAAAATAGACGCGATCCAGTCCTGCCACATGATGGCTGGCGGCTTTGACTATCTACTCAAAGTTCGCTGCCGCAATATGGAAGAATATCGTTCCATCCTTACAGATTCCATCAATGATCTACCGGGTGTCTATCAGACAACAACCTTCCCAGTTATGGAAGAGGTGAAGCGAGTGGCCGATGTGGATCTAACCAGTTCGATTTAG